A single Lemur catta isolate mLemCat1 chromosome 20, mLemCat1.pri, whole genome shotgun sequence DNA region contains:
- the NOB1 gene encoding RNA-binding protein NOB1 isoform X2 encodes MAPVEHVVADAGAFLRDAALQDIGKNIYTIREVVSEIRDKATRRRLAVLPYELRFREPFPEYVRLDIQVLALTYQLEAEFVGVSHLKQEPEKVKVTSSIQHPETPLHISGFHLPSKSQPKPPKDTVEKGHLASEPEDLEFNSFTFWRNPLPNIDRELQELLIDRGEDVPSEEEEEEEENGLEERKGEDSDDDGGGWITPSNIKQIQQELEQCDVPKDVRVGCVTTDFAMQNVLLQMGLHVLAVNGMLIREARSYILRCHGCFRTTSDVGRVFCSHCGNKTLKKVSVTVSDDGTLHMHFSRNPKVLNPRGLRYSLPAPKGGKYAINPHLTEDQRFPQLRLSRKARQKTNVFAPDYIAGVSPFAENDISSRSATLQVRDSTLGAGRRRLNPNASRKKFVKKR; translated from the exons ACACGTTGTGGCGGACGCCGGCGCTTTTTTGCGGGACGCGGCTTTGCAG GACATCGGCAAGAACATCTACACCATCCGGGAGGTGGTCAGCGAGATTCGGGATAAAGCCACGCGCAGGCGGCTCGCGGTCCTGCCCTACGAGCTGAGGTTCAGGGAGCCCTTCCCCGAGTACGTGCGGCTGG ATATCCAAGTGCTGGCACTCACCTACCAGTTGGAAGCAGAGTTTGTTGGAGTGTCTCACCTAAAACAAGAACCAGAAAAG gttaaAGTGACCTCATCGATTCAGCACCCAGAAACTCCTCTGCACATTTCTGGTTTCCATCTGCCCTCCAAG tcTCAGCCTAAACCTCCAAAAGACACGGTAGAGAAAGGACACCTGGCCAGTGAGCCTGAGGACCTAGAATTCAATTCCTTCACGTTCTGGAGAAACCCGCTGCCTAATATCGATCGGGAACTGCAGGAGCTGCTG ATTGACAGAGGTGAGGATGTTCcaagtgaggaggaggaggaggaggaagaaaatgggcTTGAAGAGAGAAAAGGCGAAGACAGCGATGACGATGGGGGCGGGTGGATAACCCCCAGCAACATCAAGCAGATCCAGCAGGAGCTGGAGCAGTGCGATGTCCCCAAGGACGTGCGGGTCGGCTGCGTGACTACAGACTTCGCCAtgcag AACGTTCTGCTGCAGATGGGGCTGCACGTGCTGGCGGTGAATGGCATGCTGATCCGCGAGGCCCGGAGCTACATCTTGCGCTGCCATGGCTGTTTCAG GACGACATCTGACGTGGGCCGAGTGTTCTGTTCACATTGTGGGAACAAGACCCTGAAGAAGGTGTCCGTGACGGTCAGCGACGATGGCACGCTGCACATGCACTTTTCCCGCAACCCCAAGGTGCTGAATCCTCGAGGCCTCCGG TACTCACTTCCTGCTCCCAAAGGCGGCAAATACGCCATCAACCCCCATCTCACCGAGGATCAGCGCTTCCCTCAGCTGCGACTCTCCCGAAAGGCCAGGCAGAAAACCAACGTGTTCGCCCCCGACTACATAGCCGGGGTCTCTCCCTTCGCAGAGAACGACATCTCCAGCCGC
- the NOB1 gene encoding RNA-binding protein NOB1 isoform X1, giving the protein MAPVEHVVADAGAFLRDAALQDIGKNIYTIREVVSEIRDKATRRRLAVLPYELRFREPFPEYVRLVTEFSKKTGDYPSLSATDIQVLALTYQLEAEFVGVSHLKQEPEKVKVTSSIQHPETPLHISGFHLPSKSQPKPPKDTVEKGHLASEPEDLEFNSFTFWRNPLPNIDRELQELLIDRGEDVPSEEEEEEEENGLEERKGEDSDDDGGGWITPSNIKQIQQELEQCDVPKDVRVGCVTTDFAMQNVLLQMGLHVLAVNGMLIREARSYILRCHGCFRTTSDVGRVFCSHCGNKTLKKVSVTVSDDGTLHMHFSRNPKVLNPRGLRYSLPAPKGGKYAINPHLTEDQRFPQLRLSRKARQKTNVFAPDYIAGVSPFAENDISSRSATLQVRDSTLGAGRRRLNPNASRKKFVKKR; this is encoded by the exons ACACGTTGTGGCGGACGCCGGCGCTTTTTTGCGGGACGCGGCTTTGCAG GACATCGGCAAGAACATCTACACCATCCGGGAGGTGGTCAGCGAGATTCGGGATAAAGCCACGCGCAGGCGGCTCGCGGTCCTGCCCTACGAGCTGAGGTTCAGGGAGCCCTTCCCCGAGTACGTGCGGCTGG TGACTGAGTTTTCAAAGAAAACTGGAGATTATCCCAGTCTCTCTGCCACAGATATCCAAGTGCTGGCACTCACCTACCAGTTGGAAGCAGAGTTTGTTGGAGTGTCTCACCTAAAACAAGAACCAGAAAAG gttaaAGTGACCTCATCGATTCAGCACCCAGAAACTCCTCTGCACATTTCTGGTTTCCATCTGCCCTCCAAG tcTCAGCCTAAACCTCCAAAAGACACGGTAGAGAAAGGACACCTGGCCAGTGAGCCTGAGGACCTAGAATTCAATTCCTTCACGTTCTGGAGAAACCCGCTGCCTAATATCGATCGGGAACTGCAGGAGCTGCTG ATTGACAGAGGTGAGGATGTTCcaagtgaggaggaggaggaggaggaagaaaatgggcTTGAAGAGAGAAAAGGCGAAGACAGCGATGACGATGGGGGCGGGTGGATAACCCCCAGCAACATCAAGCAGATCCAGCAGGAGCTGGAGCAGTGCGATGTCCCCAAGGACGTGCGGGTCGGCTGCGTGACTACAGACTTCGCCAtgcag AACGTTCTGCTGCAGATGGGGCTGCACGTGCTGGCGGTGAATGGCATGCTGATCCGCGAGGCCCGGAGCTACATCTTGCGCTGCCATGGCTGTTTCAG GACGACATCTGACGTGGGCCGAGTGTTCTGTTCACATTGTGGGAACAAGACCCTGAAGAAGGTGTCCGTGACGGTCAGCGACGATGGCACGCTGCACATGCACTTTTCCCGCAACCCCAAGGTGCTGAATCCTCGAGGCCTCCGG TACTCACTTCCTGCTCCCAAAGGCGGCAAATACGCCATCAACCCCCATCTCACCGAGGATCAGCGCTTCCCTCAGCTGCGACTCTCCCGAAAGGCCAGGCAGAAAACCAACGTGTTCGCCCCCGACTACATAGCCGGGGTCTCTCCCTTCGCAGAGAACGACATCTCCAGCCGC